Proteins from a genomic interval of Macaca mulatta isolate MMU2019108-1 chromosome 18, T2T-MMU8v2.0, whole genome shotgun sequence:
- the RPL17 gene encoding large ribosomal subunit protein uL22 isoform X1 yields the protein MVRYSLDPENPTKSCKSRGSNLRVHFKNTRETAQAIKGMHIRKATKYLKDVTLQKQCVPFRRYNGGVGRCAQAKQWGWTQGRWPKKSAEFLLHMLKNAESNAELKGLDVDSLVIEHIQVNKAPKMRRRTYRAHGRINPYMSSPCHIEMILTEKEQIVPKPEEEVAQKKKISQKKLKKQKLMARE from the exons ATGGTTCGCTATTCACTTGACCCGGAGAACCCCACGAAAT catGCAAATCAAGAGGTTCCAATCTTCGTGTTCACTTTAAG AACACTCGTGAAACTGCCCAGGCCATCAAGGGTATGCATATTCGAAAAGCCACGAAGTATCTGAAAGATGTCACTTTACAGAAACAGTGCGTACCATTCCGACGTTACAATGGTGGAGTTGGCAGGTGTGCCCAG GCCAAGCAGTGGGGCTGGACACAGGGTCGGTGGCCCAAGAAGAGTGCTGAATTTTTGCTGCACATGCTTAAAAATGCAGAGAGTAATGCTGAACTTAAG GGTTTAGATGTAGATTCTCTGGTCATCGAGCATATCCAAGTGAACAAAGCACCTAAGATGCGCCGACGAACCTACAGAGCTCATGGTCGCATTAACCCATACATGAGCTCTCCCTGCCACATTGAGATGATCCTTACTGAAAAGGAACAGATTGTTCCTAAACCAGAAGAGGAAGTTGCCCAGAAGAAAAAG ATATcccagaagaaactgaagaaacaaaaacttatgGCACGGGAGTAA